From the Polaribacter tangerinus genome, the window AAATACCAATACTTTTCATTTTTCTGCCAGATTAGAGGTAGATTACTTAAATGAAGAGTATCATTTAAATATTCCGAAATCTGAGGCTTATGAAACCCTAGGTGGTTTTATTATAGAGCAAACAGAAAGTATACCATCTGTTGATGAGATGGTAGAAATTGAAGGTTTTCAAATTAAAATTCTAAAAACAAGCGGTGCTAAAATAGACCATGTAAGCCTAAAGGTTATAGAAGCAGACAGTTAATTGTATAATTTACTAACTGTTTTTTGCTTATTACCTTGCTTTTTTAATTATTAAATAGTTAAAAATGGGTTGCAATATTAAAACCCAAATCGTATATTCGCCCACTGAAAATAAATTAAAACGTATGGCAATTTTATCAAAAATTAGAGAACGCTCAATGTTCTTAATTATTATAATTGGTTTAGCACTTTTTGCTTTTGTGTTAGACCCTTCTACACTTGGAGATTTCTTTAATTCTAGCAAAGTAAATGAAGTAGGTGAAGTAAACGGAGAAACTATTTCTAGACAAGAATTTGCAGCTGCACTAGAACAATACAGGCAGCAAAGTGGTGCAAACGTTTCTGAAATGCAAGCAGCAAAAGCTGTTTGGAACAATATTCTTAGACAAAAAATATATGAAAATCAGTTAGAAAAAGCTGGTATTTCTGTTGGTGAAGAAGATGTTTGGAATGAAGTAATAAACGCCCCATCAGTTCAAAATAATCCACAATTTCAAAACGAAGGAGGTTTGTTTGATGAAGGAAAGTTCAAGACATTTTTGGCAACCACGAAACAAGAAAATCCTGCTATGTGGTCGGCTTGGTCTAACTACATGAATCAAATAAAAAATAATGCTGCTACAAATACCTACAATAAATTGGTGTCTGCAGGTTTAGGTGCTTCTCTAAAGGAAGGAGAGAACGCTTATAAAATAGAAAACACAAAAATAGATGCTTCATTTGTATACGTTCCTTACTCTAGCATTGCAGATAGTTTGGTAAGCATTAAAAAGTCTGAAGTTGCTAGTTATATTAAAGAACATGCATCAGATTTTCAAACAGAAGCAACAAGAGATTTGTCTTACGTTCAGTTTAATATTACAGCAACACCACAAGATGAAGAAGTTATTAAACAAGAAGTTGCAGATTTAATTGAAGACTCTCTAGATAGAAACAAAGACAAAGTATTAGGTTTTAAAAACGCAACTGATTACGAAGCGTTTTTAAGTGCCAACGGTTCTGATACAAATTTAGACGCTGAGTTTAAGTTTAATGTTGATATCAATCAAACCGTGGCCAACGAAATTTTTGAAGGAAATGTTGGCGACGTTTTTGGGCCATACAAAGACCAAGGATATTTTAAATTATCAAAAATTACAGAAGTTTCTAAAATGCCAGATTCTGTAAAAGCTAGTCATATTCTAATTCCTTTTGTGGGAGCACAAAGAGTTTCTCCAGAAATTGAGAGAACCGAAGAAGAGGCAAAGCAATTGGCAGATAGCATTTTAAAAGTTGTAAAACGAAGAAAAAGTAAATTTGCAGACTTAGCAAAAGAATTTTCTTCAGACAAATCGAATGCAGATAAAGGTGGCGAGTTAGAGTGGTTTAACTACAAAAGGATGACTCCTGCTTTTAGAGATTTTAGTTTTACCAACAAAACAGGAGCTTTAGATGTTGTAAAAACACCATTTGGTTACCATGTTATTAAAATTGACGACCAAAAGAACTATCAGAAAGTACTAAAATTAGCTACTTTTTCTAGAAGAATTTTTGCTTCTGAAGCAACAGAAAGTGCTGTATTTCAGGAAGCAGAGCAATTTGCATTGGCAATATCAAACAATTCTGATTATTACGAGGTTGGAAAAGAAAAAAATTACAGCTTAAAACCAGCAGTGGGTTTAAAAGTATTAGACGAAAACGTACCTGGTTTAGGAAACCAAAGAAACATTGTGTCTTGGGCTTTTGGAAGTGATGTAAAAGAAGGTTCTTTTAAAAGATTTGATTTAGAAGGAAGTCATGTTGTAGTGGTAGTTACAAATGCTACTGAAGAGGGCTTGTTGCCAGTAGAAAAAGCAATTAATAGGGTAAGACCAATATT encodes:
- a CDS encoding peptidylprolyl isomerase — translated: MAILSKIRERSMFLIIIIGLALFAFVLDPSTLGDFFNSSKVNEVGEVNGETISRQEFAAALEQYRQQSGANVSEMQAAKAVWNNILRQKIYENQLEKAGISVGEEDVWNEVINAPSVQNNPQFQNEGGLFDEGKFKTFLATTKQENPAMWSAWSNYMNQIKNNAATNTYNKLVSAGLGASLKEGENAYKIENTKIDASFVYVPYSSIADSLVSIKKSEVASYIKEHASDFQTEATRDLSYVQFNITATPQDEEVIKQEVADLIEDSLDRNKDKVLGFKNATDYEAFLSANGSDTNLDAEFKFNVDINQTVANEIFEGNVGDVFGPYKDQGYFKLSKITEVSKMPDSVKASHILIPFVGAQRVSPEIERTEEEAKQLADSILKVVKRRKSKFADLAKEFSSDKSNADKGGELEWFNYKRMTPAFRDFSFTNKTGALDVVKTPFGYHVIKIDDQKNYQKVLKLATFSRRIFASEATESAVFQEAEQFALAISNNSDYYEVGKEKNYSLKPAVGLKVLDENVPGLGNQRNIVSWAFGSDVKEGSFKRFDLEGSHVVVVVTNATEEGLLPVEKAINRVRPILINQKKAAMLNGKLEGISLEEIAKANNTSVRNSNGVKLQSPSLAGVGLEPKVVGAMYYAATDKVYPNIVGDKGVFAFKVIKKEAPTALPNYETNRKRIAETRKRATYKIYEAVKEASDVEDNRANMYVAN